From one Amycolatopsis sp. FDAARGOS 1241 genomic stretch:
- a CDS encoding TetR/AcrR family transcriptional regulator produces the protein MTARRRLITTAATLLTDEGVDAVTLRGIAKAAGVSHGAPLRHFSGRAELLSAVATLGFAQLLERGTKLPDGTARERVTAACHAYVDFALANPAMFELMFRRDLIDATEPGLVAASSAVFDYFAELVRLDREAAHDDRLKPGTDPRLVAASLWAALHGLAQLWLWGGLAGASFAPSPESALAVTLDAYLG, from the coding sequence GTGACCGCGCGCCGGCGGCTGATCACGACCGCGGCCACGCTGCTCACCGACGAGGGTGTGGACGCGGTCACGCTCCGGGGCATCGCGAAGGCCGCCGGCGTCTCCCACGGTGCGCCCCTACGCCACTTCTCCGGTCGCGCGGAACTGCTGTCGGCGGTCGCGACCCTCGGCTTCGCGCAACTGCTCGAACGCGGCACGAAGCTGCCGGACGGGACCGCTCGCGAACGCGTCACCGCCGCCTGTCACGCGTACGTCGACTTCGCGCTCGCCAACCCCGCGATGTTCGAGCTGATGTTCCGCCGCGACCTCATCGACGCGACCGAACCAGGGCTCGTCGCCGCGAGCAGCGCCGTCTTCGACTACTTCGCCGAGCTCGTGCGCCTCGACCGCGAAGCCGCGCACGACGACCGGCTCAAGCCCGGCACGGACCCGCGACTCGTCGCGGCTTCGCTGTGGGCCGCGTTGCACGGCCTGGCCCAGCTGTGGCTGTGGGGCGGGCTGGCGGGCGCGAGCTTCGCGCCGTCGCCGGAATCGGCCCTCGCGGTGACGCTCGACGCATACCTGGGCTGA
- a CDS encoding SGNH/GDSL hydrolase family protein: protein MGFQKFVAVGDSCAEGLDDPYPDHSQYRGWADFVAGRLAQDEPGFRYANLAVRGRRLDQIITEQLPAAERHEPDLIALFGGGNDVMSRGWDARTVARRVDAAIRRCTHIAPTVVTFTLSDVAHRMPFSARMRPRVTALNDAIREASVSYGAKLVDLWPDHAAHDSRYFGPDRLHLSEAGHLRVAGHVLDRIDVGHDHGWLQPLPGLPARPSLRADLQWFWQEVVPVALTRLHNRLIGRSPGDGFFPKRPELLPVAFSEAQL, encoded by the coding sequence ATGGGCTTCCAGAAATTCGTCGCCGTCGGCGACAGCTGCGCCGAGGGGCTCGACGACCCGTACCCCGACCACAGCCAGTACCGCGGGTGGGCCGACTTCGTCGCCGGCCGGCTCGCGCAGGACGAGCCCGGGTTCCGCTACGCGAACCTCGCCGTCCGCGGCCGTCGCCTCGACCAGATCATCACCGAGCAGCTGCCCGCCGCCGAGCGCCACGAGCCCGACCTCATCGCCCTGTTCGGCGGCGGCAACGACGTGATGAGCCGCGGCTGGGACGCGCGCACGGTCGCGCGCCGGGTCGACGCCGCGATCCGCCGGTGCACGCACATCGCGCCCACCGTAGTCACGTTCACCCTCAGCGACGTCGCCCACCGCATGCCCTTCAGCGCCCGCATGCGCCCGCGCGTGACCGCCCTCAACGACGCCATCCGGGAGGCCTCGGTGAGCTACGGTGCCAAGCTCGTGGACCTCTGGCCCGACCACGCCGCCCACGACTCGCGCTACTTCGGCCCCGACCGGTTGCACCTGTCCGAAGCGGGCCACCTCCGCGTGGCCGGCCACGTGCTCGACCGCATCGACGTCGGCCACGACCACGGCTGGCTCCAGCCGCTCCCGGGCTTGCCCGCGCGCCCGAGCCTGCGCGCCGACCTGCAGTGGTTCTGGCAGGAGGTCGTGCCGGTCGCCCTCACGCGCCTGCACAACCGCCTCATCGGCCGCTCACCCGGCGACGGCTTCTTCCCGAAGCGCCCCGAACTGTTGCCCGTCGCCTTCTCCGAAGCGCAGCTGTGA